GTGCCCGAGGCCTGCGGTGTCAGGTGCTTCGGTTGAACCTTCGTACAGCCACTGCAAGCCCACGCAGATGCCGAGGAAGGGAGTGCCCTTCGCTACTACCTCGCGTACTGCGCCGGTAAGCGAAAGGTCCTCAAGCAACTGCGTCGCCTGAAAGTGTCCCACGCCGGGAAGGACGATCTTCGTCGCGTTACGCACGTCGTCCGGCGACTGCGTGACGTGCGTCTCCGCGCCGAGGTAATTCAGCGCTTTGAGTACGCTGGTGAGATTGCCCGCTTTGTAGTCGATGACTTGAATCATAGGCACTCCGCGCCAGGGAGCAGAGGACGGGGAATAGGGAACAGTCGTCCTATCCCCGCGTCCATCTGTTTGCGGTTCTCCGGCATTACAGTAGCCCCTTCGTACTCGGTAGAATCTCTGCCATCCTCTCATCGCGCGAGCAGGCTCCGCGCAGGGCGCGGGCGAAGGCTTTGAAGATTGCTTCGATCTTATGGTGGTTGGAGCGGCCGTACATCGTCTTGACGTGGACGTTGGCCTTGGCTCCGCGGGCGAAGCCGTCGAAGAAGTCGGCGAGCAGCTCGGACTGGAAGTCCCCCACCAGGCGCACCTTCACTTTGTCGTCGACGACGTAGGCGACGCGGCCCGAGAGATCGACGGCGGCGACGGCGAGCGTTTCGTCCATTGCCATGACGAAGTAGCCCGCGCGCAGGATGCCCTTCTTGTCGCCGAGTGCTTTGTTGAACGCCTCGCCCAGCGCGATGCCCACGTCTTCGACGGTGTGGTGCTGGTCGACGTCGAGGTCGCCGTTGCAGGTGAGCGTGAGGCCGAAGCCGCCGTGGCGGGTGAAGAGCTCGAGCATGTGGTCGAAGAAGCGGATGCCTGTCGTGACCTTGTAGACGCCGGTTCCGTCGATGTTGAGCTTCAGGGCAATCTTGGTCTCGGTGGTGTCGCGCTTAATTATTGCGGTGCGTGCTTTTGGCATTCTTTCCCTCAGGGGCTAAAGTCCCTTTCATTTCAGCTTTCTGATGGCACGGCTAAAGCCGTGCCCTTAACAAAACCAGATGATCTAAAACAAACTTCGCCAAACGGTGTCTTTCTCTAGCTTAGTTCCATCCTAAAACTCGGACTTCCAGCCGATCTCATCAAGCGATGCCTTGAGCGCTTCGAGGCCGCGCGTGACGTGCTCGCCGATTCCAATCGTGATGCGAACGTAACCATCGCAGCCGGGGTCGGTAGAGCGGTCGCGCAGCAGTATGCCGCGTTTGCGCATTGCAGCGACGAGCTCTCTGTGGAGCGGGCCGATTTTCATCAGCACGAAGTTGGCGGCGCTGGGGAAGTAATGCACGCCCAGCTCGTCGAGGCCACCCATCATGCGTTCGCGCCCGATGCGAATCTGTTCGGCGTACCAGGTGATGTAGGCATCGTCTTCGATGGCAGCCGTGAGACAGTCAAGCGCTACGCCGTTGACGTTGTATGGCGACGAGACCTTGTGCAAGTAGCCAATGAGTTCGGGGCTTCCAGCGAGCATTCCGATGCGAAGGTTTGCAAGACCGTATGCCTTGGAGAAGGTACGGGCGACGATGAGGTTCGGCGTGGTGGCAAGGTCGTTGAGCACAGTTTCGCCGTGGAAGTGAAAGTAAGCCTCATCCACCAGGACAACAGCGTGGGGAGCGGCATTGGCGATGGCCAGAATCTCAGAGCGGCCGACGGTGGCTCCCGTGGGATTGTTGGGAGAGACTATAACGATTAGCTTGGTGCGTTCATTGATGGCGGCGAGAAATCGCTCGAAAGGGAACTGCAGCGTCTCGTCAGCCTGCACTTTGACCAAGTGACGAGTCATCATGGAGATGGAAACGTCGTACATGAAAAACGACGGGGGAGCGATGATTGCTTCATCTTCGGGTTCGAGAAATGCGCAACAAACCAGATGAATCGCTTCATCGACTCCATTGGTCAAAAGAAGCTGATTTGACGGGAGGCCGAGGTGCGCGGCGACCTGGCGCTCAACCGGTTCACGCTCAGGATAGACCGTCAGTCGTTCGGCAGGGATCTGCTTGAGGCGGTCCATCACGACCGGCGATGGCGCAAGCGTGTTCTCGTTGAAGTCGAGGCGGAGTGCGTTGTCACGCCCGGCAAGCGGAGGGTGATACTCGGGCATCTCGAGGATGAGGCGGCGCGGCTTGACGGTGACCTTGCTCGTAGGTGTGCTCATCGGGTGGACCTCATTCTGACGCTGACGCTTCGGGCGTGGCCTGTGAGGCCTTCGGCGGTGGCCAGTGCGATGGCATGCGGGCCTAGTTTCCCGAGGCCCTTGCGAGTGTACTCCTGCACGGTGATGACCTTAACGAAGTCCATTACACTGAGGCCCCCACGGACGCGACCGACGCGGCCGGTAGGAAGAACATGGTTCGGGCCGGAGATGTAGTCGCCCATCGACTGCGGAGCGTAATCGCCTACGAAGACGGAGCCAGCGTTCTGGACCCATTTGAGATCGGCGGCAGAATCGACGGTGAGGTGCTCCGGAGCAAGACGGTTGGTCAGATCACGGGCCTCGGCAATCGTTTTGGTGATAAAGATGGCGCCTTGTGCGGTCAAAGACTGTTTTGCGAGCTTATTGTCCTTGGCCTGAAGTTTGACCTCGGTCGCAACTTCTTTCGCGAGGACTTCGTTGCTGGTAATTAGAACGGCGAGTGTCTCGGGGTCGTGCTCGGCCTGGG
This portion of the Edaphobacter sp. 4G125 genome encodes:
- the hisC gene encoding histidinol-phosphate transaminase, producing MSTPTSKVTVKPRRLILEMPEYHPPLAGRDNALRLDFNENTLAPSPVVMDRLKQIPAERLTVYPEREPVERQVAAHLGLPSNQLLLTNGVDEAIHLVCCAFLEPEDEAIIAPPSFFMYDVSISMMTRHLVKVQADETLQFPFERFLAAINERTKLIVIVSPNNPTGATVGRSEILAIANAAPHAVVLVDEAYFHFHGETVLNDLATTPNLIVARTFSKAYGLANLRIGMLAGSPELIGYLHKVSSPYNVNGVALDCLTAAIEDDAYITWYAEQIRIGRERMMGGLDELGVHYFPSAANFVLMKIGPLHRELVAAMRKRGILLRDRSTDPGCDGYVRITIGIGEHVTRGLEALKASLDEIGWKSEF
- the hisB gene encoding imidazoleglycerol-phosphate dehydratase HisB, with the protein product MPKARTAIIKRDTTETKIALKLNIDGTGVYKVTTGIRFFDHMLELFTRHGGFGLTLTCNGDLDVDQHHTVEDVGIALGEAFNKALGDKKGILRAGYFVMAMDETLAVAAVDLSGRVAYVVDDKVKVRLVGDFQSELLADFFDGFARGAKANVHVKTMYGRSNHHKIEAIFKAFARALRGACSRDERMAEILPSTKGLL